From the genome of Globicephala melas chromosome 16, mGloMel1.2, whole genome shotgun sequence, one region includes:
- the C16H10orf105 gene encoding uncharacterized protein C10orf105 homolog isoform X1: protein MPFSYSQPSTALGAMSTEGPSPLAFLTAPATPGRLSVAVDPIPVLIALACIFLLLATCLLFMTLCKPAALEPRRRWACECMPHHPGSPSEPQLRLWKRLGSLRRSLHSFRRGWPAPRRPLPGREDHDDCDCIESTKM from the exons ATGCCCTTTTCTTACTCCCAGCCAAGCACTGCCCTGG GAGCCATGAGCACAGAGGGCCCCAGCCCCCTCGCCTTCCTCACAGCTCCTGCCACTCCGGGGAGGCTCTCAGTGGCAGTTGACCCCATCCCCGTGCTCATTGCCCTGGCCTGCATCTTCCTCCTGCTGGCCACCTGTCTGCTGTTCATGACCCTCTGCAAGCCCGCTGCGCTGGAGCCGAGGCGCCGCTGGGCCTGCGAGTGCATGCCGCACCACCCGGGGAGCCCCAGTGAGCCCCAGCTCCGGCTCTGGAAGCGCCTGGGCTCGCTGCGCCGCTCCCTGCACAGCTTCCGCCGTGGCTGGCCTGCCCCAAGGCGCCCCCTGCCGGGCAGAGAGGACCACGACGACTGTGACTGCATAGAATCTACAAAGATGTGA
- the C16H10orf105 gene encoding uncharacterized protein C10orf105 homolog isoform X2: protein MSTEGPSPLAFLTAPATPGRLSVAVDPIPVLIALACIFLLLATCLLFMTLCKPAALEPRRRWACECMPHHPGSPSEPQLRLWKRLGSLRRSLHSFRRGWPAPRRPLPGREDHDDCDCIESTKM from the coding sequence ATGAGCACAGAGGGCCCCAGCCCCCTCGCCTTCCTCACAGCTCCTGCCACTCCGGGGAGGCTCTCAGTGGCAGTTGACCCCATCCCCGTGCTCATTGCCCTGGCCTGCATCTTCCTCCTGCTGGCCACCTGTCTGCTGTTCATGACCCTCTGCAAGCCCGCTGCGCTGGAGCCGAGGCGCCGCTGGGCCTGCGAGTGCATGCCGCACCACCCGGGGAGCCCCAGTGAGCCCCAGCTCCGGCTCTGGAAGCGCCTGGGCTCGCTGCGCCGCTCCCTGCACAGCTTCCGCCGTGGCTGGCCTGCCCCAAGGCGCCCCCTGCCGGGCAGAGAGGACCACGACGACTGTGACTGCATAGAATCTACAAAGATGTGA